Within Nitrospirota bacterium, the genomic segment CTCGGTTCAATACTCGGGGGAAGGAAAAGATAGAAACGCCTGGCAGGCAAGGAAGGTAACTATTCTCTGACAGTATCCTATTGACTCGGCAAATACCAAATCCAGCGAAATGCATCTTTCAGGTGCTCGCAAAGACCTGTTTCCCAGACGTTTGAGTTGTTGTGTATCGCTGGATCTGGGAGACAGTATATTCCGGATTATTGATGAGTAACCCTTCAGTGAAGGGTGCTATAAGGTAATATAGCGACACGCTAAACATTGATGAGGTTTTTTATCTTGACAGGAGATTCTTTTTCGGATTAATATTAAAAGTTTGGTAAAATTTCCCCGACGGTTATGTCGCCTTTGTCCTGGCTTTGCCAATCAAAAAAGGGAATACACAATAGTCGAATTGCGCGCTGACAGGCGCATCCGGATAACTGCTGGTACGTTGTGAAGGAATTAAACTAGCGGAAAGGAGGAGGGTATCATGGCTGACAAAGGGAAATCGAAAACAGACGTTTCCTCAAGAGCAGAATCCAAGGGAAGGGTTCACACCTGCCGTTTTTGCGGCAACAAGGTTGAAGTTGTCCTTTCAGTGACCTCATCGGGAAAGAAAAGAATGAAACGTCTTTGCTGCGAAGGCTAAGAACGCTTCCCCTGCGGGAGAAAAGTATTTTCTGTCGCAGGGGATGTTTTTCCGAAGTTGCTAAATATTCCACGCATGCCACTTCCCCCGGTTCAGATAGTCAGATCCCGATAGTATGAGGCGCCCGCGGGCATGGGATAACATCCCTGATATTGGCCATGCCGGTGACATACTGCACAAAACGTTCGAATCCCAGTCCGAATCCCGCATGGGGAGCAGAGCCGAATCGTCGGAGATCCAGATACCACTGGAGGTTTTCCACGGGAACTCCGGCCTGCCGCATCCGTTCCTCCAGTACCTCAGTCCTTTCTTCGCGCTGGCTTCCGCCCATTATTTCCCCGATTTTCGGAACAAGGACGTCCATCGCTGCAACAGTTTTGCCATCCGGGTTCAGCCTCATATAGAATGCTTTGATCTCTGCAGGATAATCTGTCACGATAACAGCACCCCTGAAAACCCTGTCTGTGAGATACCGTTCATGCTCGGACTGAAGGTCAGCGCCCCATTCGGCAGGAAACTCAAACGATTCTCCGGAACTCTTCAGTTCCAGTATCGCATCCGAATATGAGATGCGGGTAAACGGCGTTTCAGAGAGACTCTGCATCTCTTCCACAGAGATCCTTCCATACTGTTTTCCCAGGAACGCGAGTTCATCCTCTCCCCTTTCAATGACGCTTCTGCAGAGAAAACGGAAGAAATCCTCTGCAAGACGCATGTCATCAGCAAGATCTGCGAATGCCATCTCGGGTTCGATCATCCAGAACTCGGAAAGATGTCTGGTGGTATTCGAATTTTCCGCCCTGAAAGTCGGTCCGAAGGTATACACATTGCCGAGCGACATGGCAAGGAACTCAGCCTCAAGCTGACCGCTGACAGTGAGAAAGGCCCGCCTGCCGAAGAAGTCCTGAGTGAAATCAACCTCGCCGTTTTCCTTCCTCGGAAGGTTTGCAAGGTCAAGTGATGTAACGGAAAATAATTCACCTGCCCCCTCGCAGTCACTGGAGGTGATAATCGGGGTATGCACCCAAATGAAGCCGCGCTCCTGAAAGAATTCGTGAACAGAAGCGGCAATGATATTGCGGACCCTGAAGACCGCGCCAAATGTGTTGGTTCTTGACCGGAGATGCCCGATCTCCCTGAGGAATTCGAGGGTATGCCCCTTTTTCTGCAGAGGGTATCTGTTGGGGTCTGATTCACCGAATACTATAATCTCAGATACCTCGAGTTCGAACTTCTGTCCCTTGCCGGGAGACTCCCGCAGAACTCCTTTTGCCATGATTGCTGCGCCGGTGTTGCACCGGTGAAGTTCCCTGAATGCCCCCGAGTTCTGCGGGACTACGAGTTGAAGGGTATCCTGTGATGAGCCGTCATTCAGCACCAGGAAGGCAAAGCCTTTCGATTCACGTTTTGTCCGGACCCAGCCGCATACTGTTGCCTGCTGTCCCGTGAAGCCGTCTCCAAGGAGATCCTTTATCAATGATCGTGTCACGGTTCCCTCCATTCTCCCGTGCAGGGGTTATACGATACGGGTATTTCTCTTGCTGCAATGTTTTTCATTGTATCACATCCGGTTTTTTCAGGGTATGCAATGCCATTTCTGATATTTGCCTGCAGGACAAACTCCCGGCTCACCAGGCAGCAAAGCGCGTGAATGCCGGATAATTTCAGGACACTGACAATGCATGTCACTGGTATACCGGATACGCGGCAGATGCGACACGATTTCATTGCAAATCAATACCTTATCAGTATGGGAAGTATGGCATGAAATATGCTTTGATACCTTAACAGCATAAGATTCTCAGCTTATTGCTGTGGCAGGGAGGATGCAGACCCAGAGGATAGCCTGCCACAGCACCTTTTCTGCAACTAAGGATTTTGAGGGATTTTGCAGAAACACAGTGTTTGCGTTATGCGGAGACAATGCTGCGATTACTAGAAGGATAACGCAAAATCTCGGGAACGTTCCGTATGGAATGAGAAAAATGGCTGGAAAAATAAAGTCTTATGGCATAAAAAGAAAAAATCTCTTGTGCGGATAGGGATTATTTAGGTATAATTATTAAATTGTAATGTAAGGAATCCGTATACTGTATGAAAAAATTCTCTCGCGTTTCATTTTTGTTTCTGCTGTCTTTCTTCATCTTTTCACTTTGCTTTTTTGGGCCTGCTGAAGCAGCACAAAAGGACGATACCCCTCTTATGAAAGGTCTGGTGTCGAAAGTCAGCTGGAAATTGACCAGTACGTTCTGGAAAGCGAATAATAAAGAGACTGTTGAAAACAGGTACGACAACCCGGATTTGTCATCTCCGCCACAGATTTCACTGAGCCACAGTCTGAAGGCATTTTTTTCTCTCAGGGCTCCCTCAGTAAAGGAGTTTGTTGAGAAAGAAAAGTTCGATTATTACCGCGCGCTGTTCGGACTGAATATCGCGTTCTGAAACAGCGCAATTCCCTGCCAGACATCCCATGATATCCTGTATGTTGTAACGGATGTCATGACTTTGACCTGTAGGGAAAGTACAGACTGAAGGTGGAACCTTTCCCCACGGTGCTCTCTACATTCACCAGCCCGCTGTGCAACTCAACAACTTTTTTTGTGATTGATAACCCCAGACCCGTTTCCTGTTTGTTTGCTTTTGTGGTAAAAAACGGTTCAAAAATCAGATGCATATTTGCTGCCGGGATTCCCATGCCGTTATCAGACACTTTAAGGACGGCGTAAGACCTCTGATTGATATGGTCCCTTGTAGTAGATACCGTTACTATCCCGCCCTGCGGCATTGCATCAGCGGCATTCATGAGAAGGTTATTGACCGCCTCCTTGACCTCTTTTTTTGCCACATAGATCCGGGGGATATCACTGAAAGATCTGGTAACGGTTATTGAGCGTTCCTTGAGGGTTTTTCTGTACTTTTTCAGACATTCATTTGCAAGTTCGTTGATATCGCATTCTGTTCTCTGGGAGACAGGACTGTCGGAAAACGAAAG encodes:
- the asnS gene encoding asparagine--tRNA ligase: MTRSLIKDLLGDGFTGQQATVCGWVRTKRESKGFAFLVLNDGSSQDTLQLVVPQNSGAFRELHRCNTGAAIMAKGVLRESPGKGQKFELEVSEIIVFGESDPNRYPLQKKGHTLEFLREIGHLRSRTNTFGAVFRVRNIIAASVHEFFQERGFIWVHTPIITSSDCEGAGELFSVTSLDLANLPRKENGEVDFTQDFFGRRAFLTVSGQLEAEFLAMSLGNVYTFGPTFRAENSNTTRHLSEFWMIEPEMAFADLADDMRLAEDFFRFLCRSVIERGEDELAFLGKQYGRISVEEMQSLSETPFTRISYSDAILELKSSGESFEFPAEWGADLQSEHERYLTDRVFRGAVIVTDYPAEIKAFYMRLNPDGKTVAAMDVLVPKIGEIMGGSQREERTEVLEERMRQAGVPVENLQWYLDLRRFGSAPHAGFGLGFERFVQYVTGMANIRDVIPCPRAPHTIGI
- a CDS encoding ATP-binding protein; protein product: MEDKKRTKSHLISELEDLRKCVAHLERCKARFQKKKKQLDKRLLEYEKLSALGRLTANVAHEIRNPVTVIGGLARRLGKFPVNDAQQKEYLQSIVAEAKRLEDILKDVLSFSDSPVSQRTECDINELANECLKKYRKTLKERSITVTRSFSDIPRIYVAKKEVKEAVNNLLMNAADAMPQGGIVTVSTTRDHINQRSYAVLKVSDNGMGIPAANMHLIFEPFFTTKANKQETGLGLSITKKVVELHSGLVNVESTVGKGSTFSLYFPYRSKS